A genomic window from Sphingomonas taxi includes:
- a CDS encoding DUF6691 family protein produces the protein MKLLPAALFGLLFGLGLALSGMADPARVLGFLDVAGAWDPGLAFVMAAAVSTAAPLFALAGRRHGIAASAPATRMDFRLIGGAAIFGIGWGLAGICPGPALVDLAFAPWRLLPFLGAMILGLLLARR, from the coding sequence ATGAAATTGTTGCCGGCGGCGCTCTTCGGACTGCTTTTCGGCTTGGGCCTCGCTTTGTCGGGCATGGCTGACCCGGCGCGTGTTCTGGGCTTTCTCGATGTGGCGGGTGCCTGGGATCCCGGGCTCGCCTTCGTGATGGCCGCGGCGGTATCGACCGCCGCGCCCCTGTTCGCGCTGGCGGGACGTCGCCATGGCATCGCGGCAAGCGCACCGGCCACGCGGATGGATTTCCGACTGATCGGGGGGGCGGCGATCTTCGGCATCGGCTGGGGCCTTGCCGGCATCTGTCCCGGTCCGGCGCTCGTCGATCTGGCGTTCGCGCCATGGCGACTGCTCCCGTTCCTAGGCGCAATGATCCTGGGCCTGCTGCTCGCCCGGCGTTGA
- a CDS encoding YeeE/YedE family protein, whose product MFYSLLYPIAGGVLIGLAAGGFMLASGEIAGISGIARHALVGPGRGWRLAFVAGLVAAGEMLAWYAPDAASASFAALSLSRALLAGLLVGAGAGLANGCTSGHGICGLARMSPRSLVAVPVFMATAALTVWLIRHGGMR is encoded by the coding sequence ATGTTTTATTCGCTTCTGTATCCCATCGCGGGTGGCGTGTTGATCGGCCTTGCCGCGGGCGGCTTCATGCTGGCGTCAGGTGAGATCGCCGGGATCAGCGGCATCGCCCGACACGCGCTCGTCGGACCCGGGCGGGGCTGGCGGCTGGCGTTCGTCGCCGGGCTGGTCGCGGCAGGCGAGATGCTGGCCTGGTACGCCCCCGATGCGGCGAGCGCGTCATTCGCTGCGCTGTCGCTATCCAGGGCGTTGCTCGCCGGCCTGCTGGTCGGGGCGGGCGCGGGCCTTGCGAACGGCTGCACCAGCGGCCACGGCATCTGCGGTCTGGCACGGATGTCGCCGCGCTCGCTGGTGGCGGTGCCGGTCTTCATGGCGACCGCCGCGCTGACGGTCTGGCTGATCCGGCATGGCGGTATGCGATGA
- a CDS encoding OmpP1/FadL family transporter, which translates to MLGHGGAAQATDGYFLSGVGTKAKGEAGVAIALPQDALSIAANPAAATELGDRLDGGIELFIPDRGATIRGNGAGADGNFSGNGANPFVLPEVGYVRQLSEKVAIGIALYGGGGMNTTYARNPFASFGAKGAAGVDLKQMLVAPTLAVKALPGQSIGVSPLLGVQIFSATGLQPFAAQSLDPARFTDKGANWAVATGVRLGWLGHFGSRVTLGAFYQSKLRSRRFDDYAGLFPGHGRFDVPASYGAGLSIRPIRALTLSGDVKRIDYAGVAAVGNPLSRLFAGNPFSSDDGPGFGWRDITVYKAGIGYTIDSHWTVRAGYGRSGNPVPASQTLLNILAPGVVQSHYTAGATWTSRSGVEVTGYVMRAPRNRVAGSGSIPIPFGGGEADIDLAETSLGLSFGKRF; encoded by the coding sequence GTGCTGGGCCACGGCGGGGCGGCGCAGGCGACCGACGGTTACTTCCTGAGCGGCGTAGGCACCAAGGCAAAGGGCGAAGCGGGCGTCGCGATCGCACTGCCGCAAGACGCACTGTCGATCGCCGCCAATCCTGCCGCTGCGACCGAGCTGGGTGATCGCCTGGATGGCGGGATCGAGCTGTTCATTCCCGATCGTGGTGCGACGATCCGCGGCAACGGCGCGGGGGCGGACGGAAATTTTAGCGGGAACGGTGCCAATCCGTTCGTGCTGCCCGAGGTCGGCTATGTCCGTCAGCTGTCGGAAAAGGTCGCCATCGGTATTGCTCTGTATGGCGGCGGCGGCATGAACACGACCTATGCGCGCAATCCCTTCGCCAGCTTCGGCGCGAAGGGGGCAGCGGGGGTCGATCTGAAACAGATGCTGGTCGCGCCGACGCTCGCGGTGAAAGCACTGCCCGGCCAGAGCATCGGGGTGTCGCCGCTGCTGGGGGTGCAGATCTTCAGCGCGACGGGGTTGCAGCCGTTTGCCGCACAGTCGCTCGATCCTGCACGGTTTACCGACAAGGGCGCCAATTGGGCGGTGGCGACCGGAGTCCGGTTGGGCTGGCTGGGGCATTTTGGCAGCCGGGTCACGCTCGGCGCCTTCTACCAGTCGAAGCTGCGCTCGCGCCGCTTCGACGATTATGCCGGCCTGTTTCCCGGGCATGGCCGCTTCGACGTTCCGGCTTCTTACGGCGCCGGGCTGTCGATACGGCCCATCCGGGCGCTGACGTTGTCGGGCGACGTGAAGCGGATCGATTATGCCGGCGTCGCCGCGGTCGGCAACCCGCTGTCGCGGCTGTTTGCGGGCAATCCGTTCAGCAGCGACGATGGTCCGGGGTTCGGCTGGCGCGACATCACCGTCTACAAGGCGGGGATCGGCTATACGATTGATTCGCACTGGACGGTGCGGGCGGGCTATGGGCGCTCCGGCAATCCGGTGCCGGCGTCCCAGACCTTGCTGAACATCCTCGCGCCCGGGGTCGTGCAGTCGCATTACACGGCTGGTGCGACCTGGACGTCGCGATCGGGAGTCGAGGTCACCGGCTATGTCATGCGCGCGCCGCGCAACCGGGTCGCGGGCAGCGGGTCGATCCCGATCCCGTTCGGCGGTGGCGAGGCGGATATCGATCTTGCCGAAACGTCGCTGGGCCTGTCCTTCGGCAAGCGGTTCTGA
- the epsC gene encoding serine O-acetyltransferase EpsC — translation MSGMLRAGPDDQSPGAAWSIDAIGRELRDAREEWRARHRRDPQSGFPSRRAVRAIVDDLSAALFPSRLGQDDDGARDEDGYVHDMLERALGRLTTQVRREWIYEAGPDADDTAPARAIVGRFARRLPAIRRLLDSDVEAAFAGDPAARSVDEILLCYPGMTATIYYRLAHELHRGGAPLIARIIADIAHSDTAIDIHPGATIGDRFFIDHGTGVVIGETAVIGRGVRIYQAVTLGARSFPRDENGALSKGIARHPLIGDDVIIYAGATILGRVTIGAGSVIGGNVWLTEDVAPGSVIHQALAERERGGAAIPNGRVLPERVAPVRRADAGVPG, via the coding sequence ATGAGCGGGATGTTGCGCGCCGGCCCGGATGATCAAAGCCCCGGCGCGGCCTGGTCGATCGATGCGATCGGACGGGAATTGCGCGATGCCCGCGAAGAATGGCGCGCGCGCCACCGGCGTGACCCGCAATCGGGCTTTCCGTCGCGCCGGGCGGTGCGGGCGATCGTCGACGACCTGTCGGCGGCACTGTTCCCGTCGCGGCTGGGACAGGACGACGACGGCGCGCGCGACGAAGACGGCTATGTCCACGATATGCTGGAGCGCGCGCTGGGCCGCCTGACCACGCAGGTTCGTCGCGAGTGGATCTACGAGGCCGGGCCGGATGCGGACGACACGGCGCCGGCGCGTGCGATCGTCGGCCGCTTTGCCCGACGGCTGCCGGCGATCAGGCGGCTGCTCGACAGCGATGTCGAGGCGGCGTTTGCCGGCGATCCGGCGGCGCGCAGCGTTGACGAGATCCTGCTCTGTTACCCCGGTATGACGGCGACAATCTACTACCGGCTGGCGCACGAACTGCATCGTGGCGGCGCGCCGCTGATCGCGCGGATCATCGCGGACATCGCGCATTCCGACACGGCGATCGATATCCATCCGGGCGCGACGATCGGCGACCGCTTCTTCATCGATCACGGCACCGGCGTGGTCATCGGCGAAACCGCGGTGATCGGCCGGGGCGTGCGCATCTATCAGGCGGTCACGCTGGGCGCGCGCAGCTTCCCGCGCGATGAAAATGGGGCGCTGAGCAAGGGGATCGCGCGCCATCCGCTGATCGGTGACGATGTCATCATCTATGCCGGCGCGACGATCCTTGGGCGGGTAACGATCGGCGCGGGGTCGGTGATCGGTGGCAATGTCTGGCTGACCGAGGATGTGGCGCCGGGCAGCGTGATCCATCAGGCGCTGGCGGAGCGCGAACGGGGCGGTGCGGCGATCCCGAACGGCCGTGTCCTGCCGGAACGCGTCGCACCCGTACGCCGCGCCGATGCCGGGGTGCCCGGCTGA
- a CDS encoding cysteine desulfurase, translated as MNISTTDRPDASVSVPSAGEDERLLARIASALFSALPGQTAAVGAPGGAGWPDAATDGVGPQPVAVPPAALGGADVRDLDQALPTYARAPTMDAPLLSTPPALGGFGRVGAPDYGSLSFADQHGVAGGLDPADVPLALAANPSLTGGHGYSAATIQGGDEFYFLRADSAAPAPVAQPAFEPLPAAASNPDAAPAGGFYDAKRIREDFPILRERVGGKPLVWLDNGATTQKPKAVIDRIAWFYAHENSNIHRAAHELAARATDAYEDARATVARFLGAPSPDTIVFTRGTTEAINLVAQTWGRQNLRRGDAIILSRLEHHANIVPWVRLAEELGFSIRVAPVDDRGDIIVEDYARLLDGDVKLVAFTQVSNALGTVTPAKIMTELAHAAGALVLLDGAQSVSHMPVDVKALNPDFLALSGHKIYGPTGIGALYGRKELLDAMPPWQGGGNMIEDVTFEHIRYHGAPMRFEAGTGNIADAAGLATALDYVLALGREAICAHEHMLIAYAEHQLRAQPGVRIIGEPAQRAGVISFVVDGHDVPHVGRALSREGIAVRAGHHCAQPILRRMGVEATVRPSFGVYNTIEDVDALVRVLKAL; from the coding sequence ATGAATATCAGTACAACTGATCGGCCCGACGCGTCGGTGTCCGTGCCTTCGGCTGGCGAGGACGAGCGGCTGCTCGCCCGGATCGCCAGCGCGCTGTTCTCCGCGCTGCCCGGGCAGACTGCGGCGGTCGGCGCGCCCGGTGGCGCAGGGTGGCCCGACGCCGCTACCGACGGCGTCGGGCCGCAACCCGTCGCCGTTCCGCCCGCCGCGCTCGGCGGCGCGGACGTTCGTGACCTGGATCAGGCATTGCCGACCTATGCGCGCGCGCCGACCATGGACGCGCCGCTCCTGTCTACTCCGCCTGCGCTGGGCGGGTTCGGCCGCGTCGGAGCACCGGATTATGGCAGCCTGTCGTTCGCCGATCAGCATGGCGTGGCGGGCGGGCTGGATCCGGCGGACGTGCCGCTTGCCTTGGCTGCGAATCCGTCGCTGACGGGCGGCCACGGATATTCCGCGGCGACGATCCAGGGCGGCGACGAATTCTATTTCCTCCGCGCGGACTCGGCGGCGCCCGCACCGGTCGCGCAGCCGGCATTCGAACCGCTGCCGGCCGCAGCGTCCAACCCGGACGCCGCACCGGCGGGGGGCTTCTACGACGCAAAGCGCATTCGCGAAGACTTTCCCATCCTTCGCGAACGGGTCGGCGGCAAGCCGCTCGTCTGGCTCGACAATGGCGCCACCACCCAGAAGCCGAAGGCGGTCATCGACCGGATCGCCTGGTTCTACGCGCACGAGAATTCGAACATCCATCGTGCGGCGCACGAACTGGCGGCCCGGGCGACCGACGCCTATGAAGATGCCCGCGCCACCGTAGCCCGGTTCCTGGGCGCGCCGTCGCCCGACACGATCGTCTTCACGCGCGGCACCACCGAGGCGATCAACCTCGTCGCGCAGACCTGGGGTCGCCAGAACCTGCGCCGTGGGGACGCGATCATCCTGTCGCGACTGGAACACCATGCCAATATCGTCCCCTGGGTGCGATTGGCAGAGGAACTGGGCTTTTCGATCCGCGTCGCGCCGGTCGACGACCGCGGCGACATCATCGTCGAGGATTATGCCCGCCTGCTCGACGGCGACGTCAAGCTCGTCGCCTTCACCCAGGTGTCGAATGCGCTGGGTACGGTGACGCCGGCGAAGATTATGACTGAATTGGCCCATGCCGCCGGTGCGCTGGTGCTGCTGGACGGCGCGCAGAGCGTCTCGCACATGCCGGTCGACGTGAAGGCGCTGAACCCCGACTTTCTGGCACTCTCGGGGCATAAAATCTATGGTCCGACCGGCATCGGTGCGCTGTACGGGCGCAAGGAACTGCTGGATGCGATGCCGCCGTGGCAGGGCGGCGGCAATATGATCGAGGACGTCACCTTCGAACATATCCGCTACCATGGCGCGCCGATGCGGTTCGAGGCGGGGACCGGCAACATCGCCGACGCGGCCGGCCTGGCCACGGCGCTCGACTATGTCCTCGCACTCGGCCGCGAGGCGATCTGCGCGCATGAGCATATGTTGATCGCTTATGCCGAGCATCAGTTGCGCGCCCAGCCGGGCGTGAGGATCATCGGCGAGCCAGCCCAACGTGCCGGCGTGATCTCGTTCGTGGTCGACGGGCATGACGTTCCCCATGTCGGCCGCGCCCTGAGCCGGGAGGGAATCGCCGTGCGCGCCGGGCATCATTGCGCGCAGCCGATCCTGCGGCGGATGGGCGTGGAGGCGACGGTGCGCCCCTCGTTCGGCGTCTACAACACGATCGAGGATGTCGATGCGCTCGTTCGCGTGCTCAAGGCGCTTTGA
- a CDS encoding family 2A encapsulin nanocompartment shell protein: protein MAGEVSLPTALGDVAARQLANATKTTAQLSTISPRWLVHFLEWVPVEAGIFRLNKVKEESAIEVECSARDERILPKTFVDYDENPREILLSAVNSVVEVHTRVADLYSAPYHQTAEQLRLTIETIKERQESELINNPEYGLIANTNSANRLKTRNGRPTPDDLDEILARVWKQPAFFLAHPLAIAAFGRECTRRGVPPPTVNIFGSPFLTWRGIPLVPSDKIRIEGGKTKILLLRTGQAKQGVIGLYQPNLPGEQSIGLSVRFMGINSKAISSYLISLYCSLAVLTDDAVAVLDDVDVGLYHEYQYN, encoded by the coding sequence ATGGCCGGGGAAGTTTCTCTACCTACCGCGCTCGGGGACGTGGCGGCGCGGCAATTGGCCAATGCGACCAAAACGACCGCGCAGCTTTCCACGATCTCCCCACGCTGGCTGGTTCACTTCCTCGAATGGGTGCCGGTCGAGGCGGGCATCTTCCGCCTGAACAAGGTTAAGGAAGAAAGCGCGATCGAGGTCGAGTGTTCGGCACGGGATGAGCGGATACTGCCCAAGACGTTCGTGGATTATGATGAAAATCCGCGCGAGATCCTGTTGAGTGCGGTCAACTCGGTGGTCGAGGTCCATACGCGCGTCGCTGATCTCTACAGCGCTCCTTATCACCAGACCGCGGAACAATTGCGTCTGACGATCGAAACGATCAAGGAACGTCAGGAATCGGAGCTGATTAACAATCCGGAATACGGCCTGATCGCCAACACCAATTCAGCCAACCGGCTGAAGACGCGCAACGGCCGCCCGACGCCGGACGATCTGGACGAGATACTGGCGCGCGTGTGGAAGCAACCGGCCTTCTTCCTGGCGCATCCGCTTGCCATCGCAGCCTTCGGGCGTGAATGCACCCGTCGTGGCGTGCCGCCGCCCACGGTCAACATCTTCGGATCGCCGTTTCTGACGTGGCGCGGTATCCCGCTCGTCCCGTCGGACAAGATCCGCATCGAAGGCGGCAAGACCAAGATCCTGCTGCTCCGCACCGGCCAGGCCAAGCAGGGCGTGATCGGCCTCTATCAGCCGAACCTGCCCGGCGAACAAAGCATCGGCCTTTCGGTGCGCTTCATGGGGATCAACAGCAAGGCGATCTCGTCCTACCTGATCTCGCTCTATTGCTCGCTGGCCGTCCTCACCGACGACGCGGTCGCCGTGCTGGACGACGTGGATGTGGGACTTTACCATGAATATCAGTACAACTGA
- the tnpA gene encoding IS66-like element accessory protein TnpA has translation MATRIIEMDGPEPRRRFSDDDKARIVSEAMMPGASVLDVARRHRVCTSLVYRWRRTLLRDGVASEALPLPGAAFVPVEVANVPMAPQPEPLGPGVVEVVGPAGQRIHWPLPSTRGC, from the coding sequence ATGGCAACGCGAATTATCGAGATGGATGGGCCTGAGCCGCGACGACGGTTCAGCGACGATGACAAGGCGCGGATCGTGTCGGAGGCGATGATGCCGGGGGCAAGCGTGCTGGACGTGGCGCGGCGACACCGGGTGTGCACGTCGCTGGTGTACCGCTGGCGACGCACGCTGCTGCGCGACGGGGTCGCGAGCGAAGCATTGCCCTTGCCGGGCGCGGCGTTCGTGCCGGTCGAAGTGGCGAACGTACCTATGGCGCCGCAGCCGGAACCGCTCGGACCGGGTGTGGTGGAAGTGGTCGGCCCGGCCGGGCAGCGCATCCACTGGCCCCTCCCATCGACGCGCGGGTGCTGA
- the tnpB gene encoding IS66 family insertion sequence element accessory protein TnpB (TnpB, as the term is used for proteins encoded by IS66 family insertion elements, is considered an accessory protein, since TnpC, encoded by a neighboring gene, is a DDE family transposase.) yields the protein MRQDPFGGAVYAFRGRRGDLAKLLWWDGQSLVLHAKRLERGRFLWPATADGVAVLTPAQLSMLLEGVDWRHPIRSSQPVLAW from the coding sequence CTGCGCCAGGATCCGTTTGGTGGTGCGGTGTACGCCTTCCGGGGCAGGCGCGGTGATCTGGCCAAGCTGCTGTGGTGGGACGGCCAGAGTCTGGTGCTCCATGCCAAGCGCCTGGAGCGGGGCCGGTTCCTCTGGCCGGCGACCGCGGACGGTGTCGCGGTACTGACCCCGGCGCAGTTGTCGATGCTGCTCGAAGGGGTGGACTGGCGGCATCCGATCCGGTCCTCGCAACCGGTACTGGCCTGGTAA
- a CDS encoding dihydrodipicolinate synthase family protein — MSPLFTGLSAFPLTPANADGVVDTDALGILVDRLANAGVDSIGLLGSTGSYAYLDRTERIRAIAAGIEAAGGRVPVIVGVGALRTSWAVELARNAERAGASGLLLAPMSYFPLKQDEAAAHYRAVAGATALPLCIYNNPGTTGFIFSDALIADLAAVAGIAAIKMPLPADADYVAELASLRAMTPETFAIGYSGDWGATASLLAGGAAWYSVVAGLLPEPALRLTRAAQAGRRDEAEAMEAAFAPLWALFKAHGSLRLMYAIADRLALSVGDPPLPLMRAPAPAVAAVHAALDRLGV, encoded by the coding sequence ATGTCCCCGCTGTTTACCGGCCTATCGGCCTTTCCGCTCACGCCCGCCAATGCCGATGGCGTCGTCGATACGGACGCGCTGGGGATATTGGTCGATCGTCTCGCGAACGCTGGTGTCGACTCGATCGGCCTGCTCGGCAGCACGGGGAGTTACGCTTATCTCGATCGTACCGAGCGCATCCGTGCGATTGCGGCCGGCATCGAAGCTGCGGGCGGACGTGTGCCTGTCATCGTTGGCGTCGGGGCGCTGCGGACAAGCTGGGCGGTCGAACTGGCCCGCAACGCGGAGCGCGCGGGCGCAAGCGGGCTGCTGCTCGCACCCATGTCCTATTTCCCTTTGAAGCAGGACGAGGCAGCGGCCCACTACCGCGCGGTCGCCGGAGCGACCGCGCTGCCGCTTTGCATCTACAACAATCCCGGCACGACCGGCTTTATCTTCTCCGATGCACTGATTGCCGATCTGGCAGCCGTGGCGGGCATAGCCGCGATCAAGATGCCGCTGCCGGCGGACGCGGACTATGTCGCCGAACTGGCCAGCCTGCGGGCGATGACGCCGGAGACGTTTGCGATCGGCTACAGCGGGGATTGGGGCGCGACCGCGTCGCTACTGGCCGGGGGCGCAGCCTGGTACAGCGTCGTTGCCGGCCTGCTGCCCGAACCGGCCCTCCGTCTGACGCGAGCAGCTCAGGCGGGACGCCGGGACGAAGCCGAAGCAATGGAAGCGGCATTCGCTCCGCTGTGGGCGCTGTTCAAGGCACATGGGAGCCTGCGTCTCATGTACGCGATCGCAGACCGACTCGCGCTGTCCGTCGGTGACCCACCGCTGCCGCTCATGAGGGCACCGGCTCCGGCCGTGGCCGCCGTCCATGCGGCGCTTGATCGCCTCGGCGTCTGA
- a CDS encoding alpha/beta hydrolase, which translates to MMTQTNLAKLPVIVAVMMIATAAHASGAKRPAPRFEKAECAVKVMPGERIECGVLYVPENRRKTRSRTISLPVMIFRSTAATPAADPVVYLPGGPGLSSIDGRTTGKGNPFLMERDLILLEGRGNAFARPSLACPDINVLRAQNADPARQTEAVARCRAALVASGVDLDGYTSAEAADDLDALRRLLGIRQWNLIGFSYGTRLAQTVLQRHPEGLRSVVLDSVLPIDVNYDETAASSLRRAIDALLAACANDPACDTRYPDLHARFATLVADADRSGVAAPDRMLRGRDIVEAVGAGLQQPAIIPTLPRIISEAADGRLAGLLPLTRQTPSSFNWGLRLSIWCGEEMPFETSLRMAAQTAPALDLGGVDNRTATPEMCAAWRVSPADAKANQPVKSDVPVLILAGEFDPVTPPAWGRRLLRTMPNARFVQIPGQSHGAMFNRCGGQMTLAFLHDPGAPLSGDCIAKLPGTVFGLDAGTAAPAMK; encoded by the coding sequence ATGATGACACAAACAAACCTCGCCAAGCTTCCCGTCATCGTCGCTGTCATGATGATCGCGACGGCGGCACATGCGTCCGGTGCCAAGCGTCCCGCGCCGCGCTTCGAGAAAGCCGAATGCGCCGTGAAGGTGATGCCCGGCGAGCGGATTGAATGCGGCGTCCTGTATGTGCCGGAGAACCGGCGGAAGACGCGCAGTCGCACGATCAGCCTGCCGGTGATGATCTTTCGCAGCACGGCCGCCACCCCCGCGGCCGATCCGGTCGTCTATCTCCCCGGCGGGCCGGGCCTGAGCAGCATCGACGGGCGCACGACGGGCAAAGGCAATCCGTTCCTGATGGAACGCGACCTGATCCTACTCGAAGGACGGGGCAACGCATTTGCTCGCCCGTCGCTGGCGTGTCCCGATATCAACGTCCTCCGCGCGCAGAACGCGGATCCTGCCAGGCAGACCGAGGCGGTCGCACGGTGTCGGGCGGCACTGGTCGCATCCGGGGTCGACCTCGATGGCTATACCTCGGCCGAAGCCGCCGACGACCTCGATGCTCTCCGCCGGCTGCTGGGTATCCGGCAATGGAATTTGATCGGCTTTTCGTACGGCACGCGCCTCGCGCAGACGGTGCTGCAACGCCATCCCGAGGGGCTGCGGAGCGTCGTGCTGGATTCGGTCCTGCCGATCGACGTCAACTACGACGAAACCGCCGCGTCTTCGCTGCGACGGGCGATCGACGCCTTGCTGGCCGCGTGCGCGAACGACCCGGCGTGCGACACCCGATATCCCGACCTTCACGCTCGCTTCGCGACGCTCGTTGCCGACGCCGATCGGAGCGGGGTAGCGGCGCCGGACCGTATGTTGCGTGGTCGCGATATCGTCGAAGCCGTCGGCGCGGGTCTGCAGCAGCCCGCCATCATCCCCACTTTGCCGCGGATCATCAGCGAGGCGGCAGATGGACGGCTGGCCGGATTGCTGCCGCTGACCCGACAGACTCCATCGAGTTTCAACTGGGGGTTGCGCCTGTCGATCTGGTGCGGCGAGGAGATGCCGTTCGAGACGTCTTTGCGGATGGCCGCGCAAACGGCCCCGGCGCTGGACCTGGGTGGCGTGGATAATCGTACCGCCACGCCCGAAATGTGTGCCGCATGGCGCGTGTCACCCGCTGACGCGAAGGCGAACCAGCCGGTGAAAAGCGACGTGCCGGTCCTCATTCTCGCCGGAGAGTTCGATCCCGTCACCCCTCCCGCCTGGGGGCGTCGCCTGCTCCGCACCATGCCGAACGCCCGGTTCGTACAGATACCCGGCCAGTCGCATGGGGCGATGTTCAACCGGTGCGGCGGCCAGATGACCTTGGCGTTCCTTCATGACCCCGGCGCGCCCCTGAGCGGGGACTGTATCGCGAAACTGCCGGGAACCGTCTTCGGTCTCGACGCGGGGACCGCAGCGCCAGCCATGAAGTGA
- a CDS encoding serine hydrolase yields MNTLVLAALLLFATPACAQVPGEGLAAFLKAKMQKERIPALQVAVVQHGTIVASAAYGIADVEHDVPATTSSIFSINSCTKAFTGVAIMQLSEAGKLRIDDPLSKYLDDLPPAWRAITIRQVLSHVSGLPNIIDDKEHLIGDGTGASAWAAVKTLPLEFKAGARYSYNQTGYVMLGRIIDKLSGMPFAAFIAKQQFAPAGMVHTRFGDSSDVVPQTARSYSYLANTDGVWRKGDRLLATYATFPGYFRTGAGILSTADDVAKWLIALQSGKLLKDKASVIALWTPIVLNDGTTAGTNELLNGSGLGWPVTMRTEHPAAGPIGGMRSAFFVYPKDDLSVVVLTNLQGANPEYFIDEVAGYYIPGMHEADGFGLPPAVKAFRAELLRHGFQQAPRILRSMQAKPSEAELNAWGYKLREQEQPDQALAIFRLNAANNPGSWNAHDSLAEALEATGDRAGAIEHFKRSLALNPGNSNATEHLKTLGTPRTRTN; encoded by the coding sequence ATGAACACGCTGGTCCTGGCGGCTTTACTCCTGTTCGCGACGCCTGCTTGTGCCCAAGTCCCGGGCGAAGGGTTGGCGGCGTTCCTCAAGGCGAAGATGCAAAAGGAGCGCATACCGGCGCTTCAGGTCGCCGTCGTGCAGCATGGGACGATCGTGGCATCGGCAGCCTATGGCATCGCCGATGTGGAGCATGACGTGCCCGCTACCACGTCCAGCATCTTCTCGATCAATTCCTGCACCAAGGCGTTCACGGGCGTCGCGATCATGCAGCTCTCCGAGGCAGGCAAGCTGAGGATCGACGATCCGCTTTCCAAATATCTCGATGACCTGCCGCCGGCGTGGCGGGCGATCACGATCCGGCAAGTCCTTTCGCACGTGTCGGGGCTGCCGAACATCATCGATGACAAGGAACATTTGATCGGCGACGGGACCGGAGCGTCGGCATGGGCGGCGGTGAAGACGCTGCCGCTCGAGTTCAAGGCGGGGGCACGATACAGCTATAACCAGACCGGCTACGTCATGCTGGGCCGGATCATCGACAAGCTGAGTGGCATGCCGTTTGCGGCGTTCATCGCGAAACAGCAGTTCGCGCCTGCCGGGATGGTGCATACCCGGTTCGGCGATTCCTCCGACGTCGTGCCCCAGACGGCGCGAAGCTATTCCTATCTCGCCAACACCGATGGCGTCTGGCGGAAAGGCGACCGGCTATTGGCGACCTACGCGACATTTCCGGGCTATTTCAGGACAGGGGCAGGCATCCTCTCCACGGCCGACGATGTGGCGAAATGGCTGATCGCGCTCCAATCCGGCAAGCTCCTGAAGGACAAGGCCAGCGTCATCGCCTTGTGGACGCCGATCGTGCTGAACGACGGCACTACCGCAGGCACGAACGAACTGCTCAACGGATCGGGGCTGGGCTGGCCGGTGACGATGCGGACGGAGCATCCGGCGGCCGGCCCGATCGGCGGGATGCGATCGGCCTTCTTCGTCTATCCGAAGGATGACCTGTCCGTCGTCGTGCTGACAAACCTTCAGGGCGCCAACCCGGAATATTTCATCGACGAGGTCGCTGGCTATTACATTCCCGGGATGCACGAGGCCGATGGCTTCGGCCTGCCGCCGGCCGTGAAGGCGTTTCGTGCCGAACTGCTTCGCCATGGCTTCCAGCAGGCGCCGCGCATATTGCGTTCGATGCAGGCGAAGCCGAGCGAGGCCGAACTGAACGCCTGGGGCTACAAGCTGCGCGAGCAGGAGCAGCCGGATCAGGCTCTCGCCATCTTCAGGCTGAACGCGGCTAATAACCCCGGAAGCTGGAATGCGCATGACAGCCTGGCGGAAGCGCTGGAGGCGACGGGCGACCGCGCCGGTGCGATCGAGCATTTCAAACGATCGCTGGCCCTCAATCCCGGCAATAGCAATGCGACCGAGCATCTGAAGACGCTGGGAACGCCGCGAACACGGACAAATTAG